One window of Oncorhynchus masou masou isolate Uvic2021 chromosome 33, UVic_Omas_1.1, whole genome shotgun sequence genomic DNA carries:
- the LOC135527940 gene encoding receptor-type tyrosine-protein phosphatase V-like isoform X2 codes for MRVQVFSRAHILQEFHLRCQSLAAKDNSGFWQKFEELNDVGKEFTTRAGNLEANREKNRYPYILPYDHSRVRLSLLDSQLHSDYINASYVPGGCTERDFICTQGPLRSTVADFWRMVWEQNVRIIVMVTALKQKDMVLCDEYWPMEQGTVSYGVVQVTTVSRKRRPDYFITTIHLRQHGFPVERTVTHYYYAAWPDQGVPNDLSSLCAFTEYVRQHLDTLPLLGPAVVHCSAGVGRSGTFVTLLWLMQLCVRGIMPDVRAAVEDLRRHRVMMVQNLEQYILVHQCLMHWLSGGSVGPLRVQSHAGPAHVDRGKDHPLTTSGRSGQGNSSRGRRRRQQEQHTPHPVQSQPQSQSSVQQLLNPRNLLRRLLPPSMHINPQKHT; via the exons ATGAG GGTACAGGTGTTCTCACGGGCACATATACTACAGGAATTCCATCTGCGCTGTCAATCACTCGCTGCCAAGGACAACAGTGGTTTCTGGCAGAAGTTTGAG GAGCTGAATGATGTTGGTAAAGAGTTCACTACCAGGGCTGGAAACCTGGAGGCcaacagagagaagaacagataCCCCTACATACTGCCTT ATGACCACAGTCGAGTGAGGCTGTCCCTGCTAGACTCCCAGCTACACTCAGATTATATCAACGCTAGTTATGTCCCT GGTGGATGTACGGAGCGAGACTTCATTTGTACCCAGGGTCCTTTGCGCAGCACTGTCGCTGACTTCTGGAGGATGGTATGGGAGCAGAACGTTAGGATCATCGTCATGGTGACCGCCCTGAAACAGAAGGACATG GTGCTGTGTGATGAGTACTGGCCAATGGAGCAAGGGACGGTGTCGTACGGAGTGGTCCAGGTTACCACAGTGTCTCGTAAACGGCGTCCAGATTATTTCATCACCACCATTCACTTACGACAG CACGGTTTTCCCGTAGAGAGGACAGTAACACACTACTACTACGCTGCCTGGCCAGACCAGGGTGTACCCAacgacctctcctctctctgtgctttCACTGAGTATGTGAGGCAGCATCTGGACACTCTACCCCTTCTGGGGCCTGCAGTGGTGCACTGCAG TGCAGGTGTGGGGCGGTCTGGGACGTTTGTCACTCTGCTATGGCTGATGCAGCTGTGTGTGCGTGGCATCATGCCTGATGTTAGAGCCGCCGTGGAGGACCTGAGACGGCACAGAGTCATGATGGTCCAGAACCTG GAGCAGTATATACTGGTTCATCAGTGTCTAATGCACTGGCTGAGTGGAGGGAGTGTGGGACCTCTAAG AGTACAGAGTCATGCTGGCCCTGCTCATGTTGATCGGGGGAAGGATCACCCCCTCACCACCTCAGGGCGATCAGGTCAGGGAAACTCATCGAGGGGGAGGCGCAGGCGGCAACAGGAACAGCACACACCCCATCCAGTCCAAAGCCAACCACAATCCCAGAGCTCCGTGCAACAGCTGCTCAACCCTAGGAACTTGCTAAGAAGACTGCTGCCCCCCTCTATGCATATTAATCCACAAAAACACACTTGA
- the LOC135527940 gene encoding receptor-type tyrosine-protein phosphatase beta-like isoform X3, with protein MMLVKSSLPGLETWRPTERRTDTPTYCLGGCTERDFICTQGPLRSTVADFWRMVWEQNVRIIVMVTALKQKDMVLCDEYWPMEQGTVSYGVVQVTTVSRKRRPDYFITTIHLRQHGFPVERTVTHYYYAAWPDQGVPNDLSSLCAFTEYVRQHLDTLPLLGPAVVHCSAGVGRSGTFVTLLWLMQLCVRGIMPDVRAAVEDLRRHRVMMVQNLEQYILVHQCLMHWLSGGSVGPLSRVQSHAGPAHVDRGKDHPLTTSGRSGQGNSSRGRRRRQQEQHTPHPVQSQPQSQSSVQQLLNPRNLLRRLLPPSMHINPQKHT; from the exons ATGATGTTGGTAAAGAGTTCACTACCAGGGCTGGAAACCTGGAGGCcaacagagagaagaacagataCCCCTACATACTGCCTT GGTGGATGTACGGAGCGAGACTTCATTTGTACCCAGGGTCCTTTGCGCAGCACTGTCGCTGACTTCTGGAGGATGGTATGGGAGCAGAACGTTAGGATCATCGTCATGGTGACCGCCCTGAAACAGAAGGACATG GTGCTGTGTGATGAGTACTGGCCAATGGAGCAAGGGACGGTGTCGTACGGAGTGGTCCAGGTTACCACAGTGTCTCGTAAACGGCGTCCAGATTATTTCATCACCACCATTCACTTACGACAG CACGGTTTTCCCGTAGAGAGGACAGTAACACACTACTACTACGCTGCCTGGCCAGACCAGGGTGTACCCAacgacctctcctctctctgtgctttCACTGAGTATGTGAGGCAGCATCTGGACACTCTACCCCTTCTGGGGCCTGCAGTGGTGCACTGCAG TGCAGGTGTGGGGCGGTCTGGGACGTTTGTCACTCTGCTATGGCTGATGCAGCTGTGTGTGCGTGGCATCATGCCTGATGTTAGAGCCGCCGTGGAGGACCTGAGACGGCACAGAGTCATGATGGTCCAGAACCTG GAGCAGTATATACTGGTTCATCAGTGTCTAATGCACTGGCTGAGTGGAGGGAGTGTGGGACCTCTAAG CAGAGTACAGAGTCATGCTGGCCCTGCTCATGTTGATCGGGGGAAGGATCACCCCCTCACCACCTCAGGGCGATCAGGTCAGGGAAACTCATCGAGGGGGAGGCGCAGGCGGCAACAGGAACAGCACACACCCCATCCAGTCCAAAGCCAACCACAATCCCAGAGCTCCGTGCAACAGCTGCTCAACCCTAGGAACTTGCTAAGAAGACTGCTGCCCCCCTCTATGCATATTAATCCACAAAAACACACTTGA
- the LOC135527940 gene encoding receptor-type tyrosine-protein phosphatase V-like isoform X1 → MRVQVFSRAHILQEFHLRCQSLAAKDNSGFWQKFEELNDVGKEFTTRAGNLEANREKNRYPYILPYDHSRVRLSLLDSQLHSDYINASYVPGGCTERDFICTQGPLRSTVADFWRMVWEQNVRIIVMVTALKQKDMVLCDEYWPMEQGTVSYGVVQVTTVSRKRRPDYFITTIHLRQHGFPVERTVTHYYYAAWPDQGVPNDLSSLCAFTEYVRQHLDTLPLLGPAVVHCSAGVGRSGTFVTLLWLMQLCVRGIMPDVRAAVEDLRRHRVMMVQNLEQYILVHQCLMHWLSGGSVGPLSRVQSHAGPAHVDRGKDHPLTTSGRSGQGNSSRGRRRRQQEQHTPHPVQSQPQSQSSVQQLLNPRNLLRRLLPPSMHINPQKHT, encoded by the exons ATGAG GGTACAGGTGTTCTCACGGGCACATATACTACAGGAATTCCATCTGCGCTGTCAATCACTCGCTGCCAAGGACAACAGTGGTTTCTGGCAGAAGTTTGAG GAGCTGAATGATGTTGGTAAAGAGTTCACTACCAGGGCTGGAAACCTGGAGGCcaacagagagaagaacagataCCCCTACATACTGCCTT ATGACCACAGTCGAGTGAGGCTGTCCCTGCTAGACTCCCAGCTACACTCAGATTATATCAACGCTAGTTATGTCCCT GGTGGATGTACGGAGCGAGACTTCATTTGTACCCAGGGTCCTTTGCGCAGCACTGTCGCTGACTTCTGGAGGATGGTATGGGAGCAGAACGTTAGGATCATCGTCATGGTGACCGCCCTGAAACAGAAGGACATG GTGCTGTGTGATGAGTACTGGCCAATGGAGCAAGGGACGGTGTCGTACGGAGTGGTCCAGGTTACCACAGTGTCTCGTAAACGGCGTCCAGATTATTTCATCACCACCATTCACTTACGACAG CACGGTTTTCCCGTAGAGAGGACAGTAACACACTACTACTACGCTGCCTGGCCAGACCAGGGTGTACCCAacgacctctcctctctctgtgctttCACTGAGTATGTGAGGCAGCATCTGGACACTCTACCCCTTCTGGGGCCTGCAGTGGTGCACTGCAG TGCAGGTGTGGGGCGGTCTGGGACGTTTGTCACTCTGCTATGGCTGATGCAGCTGTGTGTGCGTGGCATCATGCCTGATGTTAGAGCCGCCGTGGAGGACCTGAGACGGCACAGAGTCATGATGGTCCAGAACCTG GAGCAGTATATACTGGTTCATCAGTGTCTAATGCACTGGCTGAGTGGAGGGAGTGTGGGACCTCTAAG CAGAGTACAGAGTCATGCTGGCCCTGCTCATGTTGATCGGGGGAAGGATCACCCCCTCACCACCTCAGGGCGATCAGGTCAGGGAAACTCATCGAGGGGGAGGCGCAGGCGGCAACAGGAACAGCACACACCCCATCCAGTCCAAAGCCAACCACAATCCCAGAGCTCCGTGCAACAGCTGCTCAACCCTAGGAACTTGCTAAGAAGACTGCTGCCCCCCTCTATGCATATTAATCCACAAAAACACACTTGA
- the LOC135527936 gene encoding periphilin-1-like isoform X3, translating into MRSPPRHRITGSFRQRFGGRFNRPRFIRDDHSFRKPRFSFGFQRYHSFTPRPRFHWRDQSVPPGPLGPRQDPSGPNSQYSDQRNMDRNSPAKSSPKGHTSALRSSAGASREEKQLVSFTVAQKKERSHSREGERERDRELPSTVSRAAARNRTIQQKRKEIEQVYRQDCDTFGVVVKMLIAKDPSLERPIQLSLQENLREIGLRCVEAMQEFIEEYDTREPSTVIRTHAPLS; encoded by the exons ATGAGAAGTCCGCCGAGACACAGAATAACTGGTTCGTTTAGGCAGAGGTTTGGAGGGAGATTCAACAGACCACG ATTCATAAGGGACGATCATTCATTCCGGAAGCCCCGCTTCAGTTTTGGGTTCCAGAGATACCACTCCTTTACCCCCCGCCCACGGTTTCACTGGAGAGACCAGTCCGTTCCCCCTGGGCCCCTAGGCCCACGACAAGACCCATCAGGCCCCAACAGCCAGTACAGTGACCAGAGGAACATGGACAGGAACTCCCCCGCCAAGTCCTCACCTAAAGGACACACCA GTGCTCTCAGGTCTTCTGCAGGTGCCAGCAGAGAGGAGAAGCAGCTTGTGTCGTTCACA GTGGCTCAAAAGAAGGAGAGATCCCacagcagagagggagaaagagagagggatagagagctcCCCTCCACCGTGAGCAGGGCTGCAGCACGAAACAGAACCATCCAACAGAAGAGGAAAGAAATAGAACAG GTGTACCGTCAGGACTGTGACACGTTTGGTGTGGTGGTGAAGATGCTGATAGCCAAAGACCCCTCCCTGGAGCGGCCCATCCAGTTGTCTCTACAGGAGAACCTCAGGGAGATTGGCCTGCGCTGTGTAGAGGCCATGCAAGAGTTCATTGAGGAGTATGACACCAGGGAACCATCCACAGTGATACGCACACATGCACCTTTGTCTTAA
- the LOC135527936 gene encoding periphilin-1-like isoform X2, producing MPHRECNEESRDKRPREGPIKHVTAEEKRPLGRMRSPPRHRITGSFRQRFGGRFNRPRFIRDDHSFRKPRFSFGFQRYHSFTPRPRFHWRDQSVPPGPLGPRQDPSGPNSQYSDQRNMDRNSPAKSSPKGHTSALRSSAGASREEKQLVSFTVAQKKERSHSREGERERDRELPSTVSRAAARNRTIQQKRKEIEQVYRQDCDTFGVVVKMLIAKDPSLERPIQLSLQENLREIGLRCVEAMQEFIEEYDTREPSTVIRTHAPLS from the exons ATGCCACACAGAGAATGCAATGAAGAGTCACGTGACAAGAGGCCACGCGAGGGACCTATCAAACATGTCACTGCG GAGGAGAAACGACCTTTGGGAAGAATGAGAAGTCCGCCGAGACACAGAATAACTGGTTCGTTTAGGCAGAGGTTTGGAGGGAGATTCAACAGACCACG ATTCATAAGGGACGATCATTCATTCCGGAAGCCCCGCTTCAGTTTTGGGTTCCAGAGATACCACTCCTTTACCCCCCGCCCACGGTTTCACTGGAGAGACCAGTCCGTTCCCCCTGGGCCCCTAGGCCCACGACAAGACCCATCAGGCCCCAACAGCCAGTACAGTGACCAGAGGAACATGGACAGGAACTCCCCCGCCAAGTCCTCACCTAAAGGACACACCA GTGCTCTCAGGTCTTCTGCAGGTGCCAGCAGAGAGGAGAAGCAGCTTGTGTCGTTCACA GTGGCTCAAAAGAAGGAGAGATCCCacagcagagagggagaaagagagagggatagagagctcCCCTCCACCGTGAGCAGGGCTGCAGCACGAAACAGAACCATCCAACAGAAGAGGAAAGAAATAGAACAG GTGTACCGTCAGGACTGTGACACGTTTGGTGTGGTGGTGAAGATGCTGATAGCCAAAGACCCCTCCCTGGAGCGGCCCATCCAGTTGTCTCTACAGGAGAACCTCAGGGAGATTGGCCTGCGCTGTGTAGAGGCCATGCAAGAGTTCATTGAGGAGTATGACACCAGGGAACCATCCACAGTGATACGCACACATGCACCTTTGTCTTAA
- the LOC135527936 gene encoding periphilin-1-like isoform X1: protein MDTRPYETTQGKSSTMPHRECNEESRDKRPREGPIKHVTAEEKRPLGRMRSPPRHRITGSFRQRFGGRFNRPRFIRDDHSFRKPRFSFGFQRYHSFTPRPRFHWRDQSVPPGPLGPRQDPSGPNSQYSDQRNMDRNSPAKSSPKGHTSALRSSAGASREEKQLVSFTVAQKKERSHSREGERERDRELPSTVSRAAARNRTIQQKRKEIEQVYRQDCDTFGVVVKMLIAKDPSLERPIQLSLQENLREIGLRCVEAMQEFIEEYDTREPSTVIRTHAPLS from the exons atggataCACGGCCATACGAGACAACGCAGGGCAAG AGCTCCACCATGCCACACAGAGAATGCAATGAAGAGTCACGTGACAAGAGGCCACGCGAGGGACCTATCAAACATGTCACTGCG GAGGAGAAACGACCTTTGGGAAGAATGAGAAGTCCGCCGAGACACAGAATAACTGGTTCGTTTAGGCAGAGGTTTGGAGGGAGATTCAACAGACCACG ATTCATAAGGGACGATCATTCATTCCGGAAGCCCCGCTTCAGTTTTGGGTTCCAGAGATACCACTCCTTTACCCCCCGCCCACGGTTTCACTGGAGAGACCAGTCCGTTCCCCCTGGGCCCCTAGGCCCACGACAAGACCCATCAGGCCCCAACAGCCAGTACAGTGACCAGAGGAACATGGACAGGAACTCCCCCGCCAAGTCCTCACCTAAAGGACACACCA GTGCTCTCAGGTCTTCTGCAGGTGCCAGCAGAGAGGAGAAGCAGCTTGTGTCGTTCACA GTGGCTCAAAAGAAGGAGAGATCCCacagcagagagggagaaagagagagggatagagagctcCCCTCCACCGTGAGCAGGGCTGCAGCACGAAACAGAACCATCCAACAGAAGAGGAAAGAAATAGAACAG GTGTACCGTCAGGACTGTGACACGTTTGGTGTGGTGGTGAAGATGCTGATAGCCAAAGACCCCTCCCTGGAGCGGCCCATCCAGTTGTCTCTACAGGAGAACCTCAGGGAGATTGGCCTGCGCTGTGTAGAGGCCATGCAAGAGTTCATTGAGGAGTATGACACCAGGGAACCATCCACAGTGATACGCACACATGCACCTTTGTCTTAA